A genomic region of Jeotgalibaca ciconiae contains the following coding sequences:
- the rpsN gene encoding 30S ribosomal protein S14, with protein sequence MAKKSKIAKSAKQKELIEKFANIRHELKEKGDYEALAKLPIDSHPNRLKNRDRIDGRPRAYMRKFGVSRIKFRELAHKGQIPGVKKASW encoded by the coding sequence ATGGCAAAAAAATCTAAAATAGCAAAATCAGCGAAACAAAAAGAGCTGATTGAAAAATTTGCAAATATACGACATGAATTAAAGGAAAAAGGTGATTATGAAGCATTAGCAAAATTACCAATTGATTCTCATCCCAATCGTCTCAAAAATAGAGATCGAATAGATGGACGACCGAGAGCGTATATGCGTAAGTTTGGAGTATCTAGAATTAAATTCCGAGAATTAGCGCATAAAGGACAAATTCCAGGAGTGAAAAAAGCAAGCTGGTAA
- a CDS encoding YdhK family protein → MKYKKKIIGLGAISAALLLAACSTNVNNEGTSSESASMSDMENHDMDEMVHDDSGEIPEGLEKAENSTFSVGDAVIIQQGHMDGMEGAEATVVGAFETYAYEISYDPTNGDPRVENHKWIVQEEILDAGSEPFDPGEEVTVEAKHMEGMEGATAIIDSVEETTVYMIDYKPTTGGETIKNHKWVTEEEIKAE, encoded by the coding sequence ATGAAATACAAGAAAAAAATTATTGGATTGGGAGCAATTTCCGCAGCCTTATTACTTGCCGCTTGTTCAACAAATGTTAATAATGAAGGAACATCAAGCGAGTCTGCAAGTATGTCTGATATGGAAAATCATGATATGGATGAAATGGTTCATGATGATTCCGGAGAAATACCAGAAGGATTAGAGAAAGCTGAAAATTCTACTTTTTCTGTTGGGGATGCAGTAATCATTCAACAGGGACATATGGATGGAATGGAAGGCGCAGAAGCTACGGTAGTAGGGGCATTTGAAACGTATGCTTATGAAATATCTTATGATCCTACTAATGGTGATCCACGTGTAGAAAATCATAAATGGATTGTTCAGGAAGAAATTCTAGATGCTGGAAGTGAACCTTTTGATCCTGGTGAGGAAGTCACTGTAGAAGCGAAACATATGGAAGGGATGGAAGGCGCAACAGCTATTATCGATTCTGTAGAAGAAACGACTGTGTATATGATTGATTATAAACCGACAACCGGCGGGGAAACGATAAAAAATCACAAATGGGTAACCGAAGAGGAAATAAAAGCTGAATAA
- a CDS encoding YfhO family protein yields MEMQPIQKRTWLLYTLFFMGMVLFIYGYFMMTGTSFIWQGDGFSQHYQLFYDYVGKLQGLLAGNGFAFWDWTIGMGADTLISYGYYVVGDPFVYLGILFPESLRELAYHLLLLARLWCIGASFLFYAQKIKLSHKAGVLGAIMYAFSHYAIYNVTRHPFFLLPLVWYPLLCLGVEKILRKESAALFTVMVAVSAIANFYFFYKLTLLVLLYGMVRYGFLYGFHSWRETFRMIWQCVLSYLIGVMLSAVIFLPIAGGFLNASRSPEGTATSLLYYPLEYYGLLLVNFFTPGSAFWTVGGFSIFTLFSLFFLWKRRRHDPALLTVLLILGIFTLMPFFGSVMNGFAGPYNRFTFAIPFYLAIASGRFLEERERMKKKEFYWMSGGLLFFTILYIAAMLVYGDLLVFSLPIVIGWILWSLLIWEHRVKKGNATNLLLIFVAINMAGNAMAFYYPIGRNTMNTMLDYGKAEESYADLFAGLEKNLPQNEWYRVGVTSRDNHVKNQFTYLNLMGLNSYLSITDGDISQFAEELEVGSFQLIQPLRNGFDGHRIVNHLLGVRFILTNQENVAYLPEGYDIIHEKDGYVVAETKNAYPFAYVENTYLPYSRFAKLNPIEKEAFLAKGIVLDDEIEIAGLHLFDEEIGVDIIPFEVVERENLSEQEGNSFEVTEEKAQVTLKMLDSKELIGKELFVYLEGLQYEPYEDHTLLNQEDTSYWTRVKMGDLEKSIGQSDQYSFSSYFHRETMLFNMGYVEEVEDELTIQFDDTGHYEVENVTLYALPVSQEEDEKVASQKWDNALKLHTFDNERIEGMIQQDNPGLLVLSIPYTKGWKASINGEKIDTVKTNLGFIGVPLSSGKSEVVLQYQTPLLRTGMLLSFIGFVLLVYKHRSQLK; encoded by the coding sequence ATGGAAATGCAACCCATTCAAAAACGTACATGGCTTTTATACACCTTGTTTTTTATGGGAATGGTTCTATTTATTTATGGATACTTTATGATGACAGGTACTTCCTTTATCTGGCAAGGAGATGGCTTTTCACAGCATTATCAGCTGTTTTATGATTATGTAGGAAAATTACAAGGATTGCTGGCGGGAAATGGTTTTGCATTTTGGGATTGGACAATCGGTATGGGTGCTGATACCTTAATTTCTTATGGTTATTATGTAGTTGGGGATCCCTTCGTTTATTTAGGAATCCTTTTTCCTGAATCTTTACGTGAATTAGCTTATCATCTTCTACTTCTAGCACGTTTGTGGTGTATTGGAGCGAGCTTTTTATTTTATGCTCAAAAAATAAAATTATCTCATAAAGCAGGGGTATTGGGAGCGATCATGTACGCCTTCAGCCATTATGCAATTTATAATGTAACACGGCACCCTTTTTTTCTCTTGCCGCTCGTTTGGTATCCATTGCTTTGTTTAGGTGTAGAAAAAATATTGCGCAAAGAATCAGCTGCGCTTTTCACTGTTATGGTAGCAGTTAGTGCTATCGCAAACTTTTACTTTTTTTATAAATTAACCTTACTGGTGTTGTTATATGGTATGGTACGTTATGGTTTTTTGTATGGGTTTCATTCTTGGAGAGAAACCTTTCGAATGATTTGGCAATGTGTTTTATCGTATTTAATTGGAGTGATGCTTTCAGCTGTTATTTTTCTTCCGATAGCAGGAGGATTTTTAAATGCTTCTCGAAGTCCAGAAGGTACAGCCACTTCTCTACTCTATTATCCACTTGAATATTATGGGTTACTTCTAGTAAATTTTTTTACGCCAGGGTCTGCTTTCTGGACAGTGGGTGGCTTCTCTATTTTTACTTTATTTTCCTTGTTTTTTCTATGGAAGAGAAGGAGACACGATCCAGCTCTTTTGACTGTGTTGCTGATATTGGGAATCTTCACGCTCATGCCATTCTTTGGTTCCGTTATGAATGGATTCGCCGGTCCTTATAATCGCTTTACTTTTGCTATCCCTTTTTATCTTGCGATCGCTAGTGGACGTTTTTTGGAAGAACGAGAAAGAATGAAGAAAAAAGAATTTTACTGGATGAGCGGAGGCTTACTCTTTTTTACCATTTTGTATATCGCTGCTATGCTTGTTTATGGAGATTTATTAGTTTTCTCGTTACCGATAGTAATTGGTTGGATTTTGTGGAGCTTGTTGATTTGGGAGCATCGTGTAAAAAAGGGAAATGCTACGAATTTATTGCTTATTTTTGTTGCCATAAATATGGCCGGGAATGCAATGGCATTTTATTATCCGATTGGCAGAAATACCATGAACACCATGCTTGATTACGGCAAAGCAGAAGAGTCTTATGCAGACTTATTCGCTGGGTTAGAAAAAAATTTGCCACAAAATGAATGGTATCGAGTAGGGGTTACTTCAAGAGACAATCATGTGAAGAATCAATTTACGTACTTGAATTTGATGGGACTGAACTCTTACCTCTCAATTACGGATGGAGATATTTCTCAGTTCGCGGAAGAACTGGAAGTTGGAAGCTTCCAATTAATTCAGCCTCTTCGGAATGGGTTCGATGGCCATCGCATCGTGAATCATTTACTTGGAGTGCGCTTTATACTGACGAACCAAGAGAATGTGGCTTACCTTCCTGAAGGGTATGACATCATTCATGAGAAAGATGGTTATGTAGTTGCTGAAACAAAAAATGCCTATCCATTCGCATATGTAGAAAATACTTATCTTCCTTACTCGCGATTTGCGAAATTGAATCCCATTGAAAAAGAAGCTTTTTTAGCAAAGGGAATTGTTTTGGACGACGAAATTGAAATTGCAGGCTTGCACCTTTTTGATGAGGAGATAGGAGTCGATATTATTCCATTTGAAGTAGTAGAGAGGGAAAATTTGTCAGAACAAGAAGGTAATTCCTTTGAAGTTACAGAAGAGAAAGCACAAGTTACATTAAAAATGTTAGATTCTAAAGAATTAATTGGGAAAGAATTATTTGTTTACTTGGAAGGCTTACAATACGAACCATATGAAGATCATACTCTTTTAAATCAAGAAGATACAAGCTACTGGACAAGAGTAAAAATGGGCGATTTAGAAAAGAGTATTGGGCAATCCGATCAATACAGTTTTAGTTCTTATTTTCATCGTGAAACGATGCTTTTCAATATGGGATATGTGGAAGAAGTGGAAGATGAACTAACGATTCAGTTTGACGATACCGGTCATTACGAAGTGGAAAATGTGACATTGTATGCACTACCCGTATCACAAGAAGAAGATGAAAAAGTTGCTTCTCAAAAATGGGACAATGCATTAAAGCTACATACATTTGATAATGAAAGAATTGAAGGAATGATACAACAAGATAATCCCGGCTTGCTTGTACTATCGATTCCTTATACAAAAGGTTGGAAAGCAAGTATCAACGGCGAAAAAATTGATACAGTAAAAACGAATTTAGGTTTTATTGGTGTACCTCTTTCATCTGGTAAATCAGAAGTTGTGCTACAGTATCAGACACCCTTATTAAGAACCGGAATGTTGTTAAGTTTTATTGGATTCGTTTTACTAGTTTATAAGCATCGATCTCAATTGAAGTAA
- a CDS encoding GtrA family protein: MKQLKKFYIRNQEWIDYIIFGALTTLVNIVVFFVLETLMNIPYLIANAIAIILSILFAFYTNKKFVFKSKPATFKESFREFYLFVGFRLVSGFFDMASMWLLVDILFVETNMAKILTQFIVLVLNYLFSKLIIFKRNEV, encoded by the coding sequence ATGAAGCAACTCAAGAAATTTTATATTCGTAATCAAGAATGGATTGATTATATTATATTTGGCGCGTTAACGACACTGGTAAACATTGTTGTCTTCTTTGTATTAGAGACTTTGATGAATATACCGTATTTAATTGCCAATGCTATTGCTATTATTTTATCTATTTTGTTTGCTTTTTATACGAACAAAAAGTTTGTCTTTAAATCAAAACCCGCTACTTTTAAAGAATCTTTTCGAGAATTTTATCTTTTTGTCGGTTTTCGTTTAGTATCAGGTTTTTTTGATATGGCAAGTATGTGGCTTTTAGTTGATATCTTATTTGTTGAAACCAATATGGCAAAAATACTTACTCAGTTCATTGTGCTTGTTCTTAATTACTTATTTAGTAAACTTATTATTTTTAAGCGAAATGAGGTGTAA
- a CDS encoding glycosyltransferase family 2 protein — protein MKKITILIPAYNEEEVLPQLMERLNKVTRSIPQYAFEYLFINDGSSDQTLEILKKQKIQDSRIRYMDLSRNFGKETAMLAGFDNARGDAVIILDADLQQPPETIPEMIQWWEQGYEDVYAIRKKRDGETRRKEWTSKIFYKVIDKMSPTKVYPQAGDFRLLDRKCIDALKQIRENERYTKGMYGWIGFKKKEIQYVADERAAGVTKWSWSNLFKLAMDGITSYSTVPLKIWSYIGFFISFIAFLFLAFEIGKTFLFGTDVAGYPTLLAAILFLGGIQLISLGVIGEYLGRVFVETKRRPPYFIRETSEDESIETDDKDGIE, from the coding sequence ATGAAGAAAATAACCATTTTAATTCCAGCTTATAATGAAGAAGAAGTATTGCCGCAATTAATGGAACGGTTAAATAAAGTGACGCGTTCAATTCCTCAATATGCATTTGAATATTTATTTATTAATGATGGAAGTTCTGATCAAACATTAGAAATTTTAAAAAAACAGAAGATACAGGATTCAAGAATCCGTTATATGGATCTGTCTCGTAATTTTGGGAAAGAAACTGCTATGTTGGCTGGTTTTGACAACGCTAGAGGTGATGCAGTGATTATTTTGGATGCAGATCTGCAACAACCGCCAGAAACAATTCCGGAAATGATACAGTGGTGGGAGCAGGGGTATGAAGATGTCTACGCAATCCGTAAAAAACGTGATGGTGAAACACGTCGAAAAGAATGGACCTCCAAAATATTTTACAAAGTGATCGACAAAATGTCTCCTACAAAAGTCTATCCTCAAGCCGGCGATTTCCGATTGCTGGATCGAAAATGTATTGATGCATTGAAGCAAATCCGCGAAAATGAGCGCTATACAAAAGGGATGTATGGCTGGATTGGTTTTAAGAAAAAAGAAATCCAATACGTTGCAGATGAAAGGGCAGCAGGAGTGACTAAATGGAGTTGGTCAAATTTATTTAAATTGGCGATGGATGGCATCACTTCTTACAGTACTGTGCCGCTAAAAATTTGGTCTTATATTGGTTTCTTTATTTCTTTTATCGCTTTTCTTTTTTTAGCATTTGAAATTGGAAAAACATTTTTGTTTGGAACAGATGTTGCTGGATATCCTACTTTGTTGGCAGCGATTTTATTTCTAGGGGGAATTCAGTTGATTTCATTAGGTGTGATCGGTGAATATTTAGGAAGAGTCTTTGTAGAAACAAAAAGAAGACCTCCCTATTTTATTCGAGAAACTTCTGAAGATGAGTCAATAGAAACGGATGATAAGGATGGAATAGAATAA